A genomic stretch from Sulfurihydrogenibium azorense Az-Fu1 includes:
- a CDS encoding cation transporter: MKDIVVLLTSLTLVSGISWFFFSKDKKKEEENQESGELEKLEVNISGMHCAGCAAGIEATLKMVSGIKYAAVNFATSKGEFLYDPSKITKQQIIEKIKELGYDASIDLESFEKKS, translated from the coding sequence ATGAAAGACATAGTTGTTTTATTAACTTCTTTAACGTTAGTCTCTGGTATAAGTTGGTTTTTTTTCTCAAAAGATAAAAAGAAAGAAGAGGAAAATCAAGAATCAGGAGAATTAGAAAAGCTTGAAGTTAACATATCTGGAATGCATTGTGCTGGATGTGCAGCTGGAATAGAAGCCACTTTAAAAATGGTTAGTGGAATAAAGTATGCAGCTGTAAACTTTGCAACCTCTAAAGGAGAGTTTTTATACGACCCATCAAAGATAACAAAACAACAGATAATAGAAAAAATAAAAGAGTTAGGTTACGATGCATCAATTGATTTAGAAAGTTTTGAAAAAAAAAGTTAG
- a CDS encoding copper-translocating P-type ATPase — MFFHFYYSDYLQFLTASIIQFYAGYEFYKSSLKSLKNRIADMNLLVSIGTFSAYFYSVAVLFFKDFFPVEMRHLYFEGSSAVITFVLIGRYLELKTRQTATEFMKKLISLKPDKAIKLVDGKEEVVDAVSIKKDDIVIVRPGDKIPVDGVVIEGQTEVDQSILTGESKLLYKKEGDTVLSGGINKSGLIKIKAIKDAKDSILNQIIKLLLEAQSKKPKIGKLADKITAYFVPVVLIISILVFDVWYFLGYPLNFSLTAAISVLVIACPCALGLATPITIVNVVGRGAKEGLLFKDPEVIEKSEKIDYVIFDKTGTLTEGKMKVEEYLVKDFLSVFVSLEKGINHPVAQSILQIPSQEVEIKDKQVIVGKGVVGTYKGIKVIMCNKKFLDELNIPLEKEFEEFYLKSKEKGNTVIFGVIDSKVYGVFSISDSVRPESKEVIKTLKNKGIKVVMLTGDNQKVAEKVAKEVGIEEFYYDLTPIDKYNFIKGLKEKGFTVVFVGDGINDAPSMVESDIGIAVETASDLAKESGSIVLLKSDLRGVVKAINLCQKGLKTIKQNLFWAYIYNIIGIPIAGGLLYPFFGILLNPMYAGIAMSFSSITVVLNALKLRYISI, encoded by the coding sequence ATGTTTTTCCATTTTTATTACTCAGATTATCTACAGTTTTTAACAGCTTCTATTATCCAGTTTTACGCTGGTTATGAGTTTTATAAGTCTTCTTTAAAGTCTTTAAAAAATAGAATAGCTGATATGAATCTCCTTGTCAGTATTGGAACCTTTTCAGCGTACTTTTACTCTGTAGCTGTTTTATTTTTCAAGGACTTTTTTCCAGTGGAGATGAGACATCTTTACTTTGAAGGGTCTTCTGCTGTTATTACATTTGTTTTAATTGGTAGATACTTAGAACTAAAAACAAGGCAAACAGCAACAGAGTTTATGAAAAAACTAATCTCTTTAAAACCAGATAAAGCAATAAAGTTGGTAGATGGAAAAGAAGAGGTTGTAGATGCAGTATCTATTAAAAAAGATGATATCGTAATAGTAAGACCGGGGGATAAGATACCTGTTGATGGAGTTGTGATAGAAGGGCAGACTGAAGTTGACCAATCCATCTTAACAGGAGAGTCAAAACTCTTGTATAAAAAAGAAGGAGATACAGTTTTAAGTGGAGGTATAAATAAATCCGGACTGATTAAGATAAAAGCTATAAAAGATGCAAAGGACAGTATTTTAAACCAAATTATAAAGCTACTTCTTGAGGCTCAGTCTAAAAAGCCTAAGATAGGAAAACTTGCAGATAAGATAACTGCTTACTTTGTTCCAGTTGTTTTAATTATATCAATTTTAGTTTTTGATGTATGGTATTTTTTAGGTTATCCACTGAATTTTTCTTTAACAGCTGCAATTTCTGTTTTGGTTATAGCCTGTCCCTGTGCCTTAGGACTTGCAACTCCTATAACAATTGTAAATGTTGTTGGAAGAGGTGCAAAAGAAGGACTTCTTTTTAAAGACCCTGAAGTTATAGAAAAGTCAGAAAAAATAGATTATGTGATTTTTGACAAAACAGGAACATTAACAGAAGGAAAGATGAAAGTAGAGGAGTATTTAGTTAAAGACTTTCTTTCTGTGTTTGTATCTTTGGAAAAAGGTATAAATCATCCTGTTGCCCAAAGCATTTTACAGATTCCATCTCAAGAGGTAGAGATTAAAGACAAACAGGTAATAGTTGGTAAAGGTGTTGTAGGGACTTACAAAGGTATTAAGGTTATCATGTGTAATAAAAAATTTTTAGATGAGCTTAATATTCCTTTAGAAAAAGAGTTTGAAGAGTTTTACCTAAAAAGTAAAGAAAAGGGAAATACAGTTATCTTTGGAGTTATAGATAGTAAAGTTTATGGAGTTTTTTCAATATCAGACAGTGTAAGACCAGAGAGTAAAGAAGTGATAAAAACGTTAAAAAACAAAGGCATAAAAGTTGTAATGCTTACAGGAGACAATCAAAAGGTTGCAGAAAAAGTAGCTAAAGAAGTAGGTATAGAAGAGTTTTACTATGACTTAACTCCCATCGATAAGTATAACTTTATAAAAGGTTTAAAAGAAAAAGGTTTTACGGTTGTGTTTGTAGGAGATGGAATCAACGACGCTCCATCTATGGTAGAGAGTGATATAGGAATTGCAGTTGAGACAGCTTCAGATTTAGCAAAAGAATCAGGAAGTATAGTACTTTTAAAAAGTGATTTAAGAGGAGTAGTAAAAGCTATAAACTTGTGTCAAAAAGGCTTAAAAACTATAAAACAAAACCTTTTTTGGGCTTACATCTACAACATTATAGGTATTCCTATAGCAGGTGGGCTACTTTATCCGTTTTTTGGTATTCTTTTAAATCCCATGTATGCGGGAATTGCAATGAGTTTTAGTTCTATAACTGTTGTTCTAAATGCTTTAAAGTTAAGGTACATCTCTATCTAA
- a CDS encoding peptidase U32 family protein, protein MNKPEILAPVGHYEGLAAVIKAGADAIYMGVGKLNQRALKSEFDINDVKEIRKITQDKGVKQYIVLNSIVFEDDLPWVNETLDQLKEIGVDAVIGWDMAVITGSIKRGITTHLSTMASVSNTQAAKFYEELGVKRIVPAREVKLQGLLELKEKTNLEIEIFVHGAMCMAVSGRCFLSHDVFETSGNRGECYQVCRHEFEVKITSKNTGTDFILGSDYVLSARDLVTLNFVDKLMWADSWKIEGRNKNPDYAYLVTYSYREARDRILNGEWNTKGYQDLWDLLERAYHRQWDSGFYFGQGLFGLNQSVAKEKKVYVGEVIKYYPKISVAEVRIVNNPMKIGDTIHIVGKNTGVVRQKVESMQIDRKNIEVAERGTVVGLKTVERVREGDKVYLMVEVENPIEEHKREAAKV, encoded by the coding sequence TTGAATAAACCTGAAATTTTAGCGCCTGTAGGACATTATGAAGGACTTGCAGCTGTTATAAAAGCAGGAGCTGATGCTATATACATGGGTGTAGGAAAGTTAAATCAAAGAGCTTTAAAAAGTGAATTTGACATAAACGATGTAAAAGAGATAAGAAAGATAACACAAGACAAAGGAGTCAAACAGTACATAGTTTTAAACTCTATCGTGTTTGAAGATGACCTTCCTTGGGTAAACGAGACTTTAGACCAACTTAAAGAGATAGGTGTAGATGCTGTTATTGGTTGGGATATGGCTGTAATAACAGGCTCTATAAAAAGAGGTATTACTACCCACTTGTCTACTATGGCTTCTGTATCTAATACCCAAGCAGCTAAATTTTATGAAGAGTTGGGAGTAAAAAGAATCGTTCCTGCAAGAGAAGTAAAACTTCAAGGTTTACTGGAGCTGAAAGAAAAGACAAACCTTGAGATTGAAATATTCGTTCACGGTGCTATGTGTATGGCAGTTTCTGGAAGATGTTTTTTAAGCCACGATGTTTTTGAAACTTCTGGAAATAGAGGAGAGTGTTATCAGGTTTGTAGACATGAGTTTGAGGTAAAGATAACTTCAAAAAACACAGGAACAGACTTTATACTTGGGTCTGATTATGTACTCTCTGCAAGAGACCTTGTTACTCTTAACTTTGTAGATAAACTTATGTGGGCTGACAGCTGGAAGATAGAAGGAAGAAATAAAAACCCAGATTACGCATACCTTGTAACATATTCATATAGAGAAGCAAGGGATAGAATTTTAAACGGAGAGTGGAATACAAAAGGTTATCAAGATTTATGGGATCTTTTAGAGAGGGCATACCATAGACAGTGGGACAGTGGCTTTTACTTTGGACAAGGATTATTTGGTCTAAACCAATCTGTAGCCAAAGAAAAAAAAGTTTATGTAGGAGAAGTAATAAAGTACTATCCAAAAATAAGTGTTGCAGAGGTAAGGATAGTAAATAACCCTATGAAAATAGGAGATACAATACATATAGTGGGAAAAAATACAGGTGTAGTTAGACAAAAGGTAGAATCTATGCAGATAGATAGAAAGAACATCGAAGTAGCAGAGAGAGGAACTGTAGTAGGGTTAAAGACAGTTGAGAGAGTTAGGGAAGGTGATAAAGTTTACCTTATGGTTGAAGTTGAAAACCCTATAGAAGAGCACAAAAGAGAAGCTGCAAAAGTTTAA
- a CDS encoding putative bifunctional diguanylate cyclase/phosphodiesterase: protein MKEEDLQYLDVILSNFVYKINIYNLATLDFLTKIPNRRKLMMDLEKEILRAKRFNRPLSIALIDIDDFKIINDSFGHDVGDLALLHVVDILKDSIRLTDIVGRYGGEEFLVIMPETSLDGTLKAAEKIRKNIEQSSFIINDTKIPFTVSIGIASTELHGYDSQLLLKAADLGLYKAKKEGKNRVEFLTKDEIESLISSEFESKNILVSAIKEDRIVPFFQPIVKSDTLEIVGYEVLARIYIPEEDKYLPAYKFIPEAIRYRVLEKIDKIVQEKAIRYISEKNKKNILIFFNMSKTFFEKVSNLDDLLLLLNSNDVNPNNIFLEVTEEEALSDLTTLKEYIRYGKTLGFNFAIDDFGAGYSNFIYLKHFPIDLVKLDGSLISDIDKDVDDQVIIESIIKIARHKNIKVLAEMVEEKEEYETLKRLGVDYLQGYYFGKPTPYIN, encoded by the coding sequence TTGAAAGAAGAAGATTTGCAGTATCTGGATGTAATCTTGTCAAACTTTGTTTATAAAATAAACATTTACAACCTTGCCACTTTAGACTTTTTAACAAAAATACCAAATAGAAGAAAACTAATGATGGATTTAGAAAAAGAAATTCTAAGAGCAAAAAGATTTAATAGGCCTTTATCTATTGCACTGATAGATATTGATGATTTTAAAATTATAAATGATTCTTTTGGACATGATGTTGGAGATCTTGCACTTTTACATGTTGTTGATATTCTAAAGGACTCTATAAGGTTAACTGATATAGTCGGAAGATACGGTGGAGAAGAGTTTTTAGTAATAATGCCTGAGACTTCACTTGATGGAACCCTAAAAGCAGCAGAAAAAATAAGAAAAAATATAGAACAATCTTCATTTATAATAAATGATACAAAAATTCCTTTTACTGTCAGTATAGGAATAGCGAGTACGGAATTACATGGTTATGACTCTCAACTTTTACTAAAAGCAGCAGACCTTGGTTTATACAAAGCAAAAAAAGAAGGTAAAAATAGGGTCGAATTTTTAACTAAAGATGAGATAGAAAGTTTAATATCAAGTGAATTTGAATCAAAAAATATATTAGTATCGGCTATAAAAGAAGACAGGATAGTTCCATTTTTCCAACCTATAGTAAAGTCAGACACTTTAGAAATAGTTGGTTACGAAGTTTTAGCAAGAATATACATTCCAGAGGAAGATAAATATTTACCGGCATATAAATTCATTCCAGAAGCAATTAGGTATAGGGTTTTAGAAAAGATTGATAAGATAGTTCAAGAAAAAGCTATTAGATACATATCTGAAAAAAATAAAAAAAATATTTTAATCTTTTTCAACATGTCTAAAACTTTTTTTGAAAAAGTAAGCAATTTAGATGATCTTTTATTACTTTTAAATTCTAATGATGTTAATCCTAACAATATATTCTTAGAAGTGACTGAAGAGGAAGCCTTATCTGATTTAACAACCCTCAAGGAATACATAAGGTATGGAAAAACCCTTGGTTTTAATTTTGCAATAGATGATTTTGGTGCAGGTTACTCCAACTTTATATACTTAAAACATTTTCCTATAGACCTTGTAAAGTTAGACGGTTCACTAATTAGTGATATAGATAAAGATGTAGACGATCAAGTCATAATTGAAAGTATTATAAAAATAGCAAGACACAAAAATATAAAAGTCCTTGCAGAGATGGTAGAAGAAAAAGAGGAGTATGAAACTTTAAAAAGACTCGGTGTTGACTATCTGCAGGGATACTATTTTGGTAAGCCAACACCGTACATAAATTAA